In the [Clostridium] colinum genome, one interval contains:
- a CDS encoding glycosyl hydrolase: protein MKKICILILSIILVGCNKSKPKENVLAVNVQNNYKQIELYNIYKKDKYTLKKYEPEEKCYTGVFIEQIEGDFIQEFESYTNTSPSIYMYSQKLDDSYPLSWVLNCYSNLKTPFITILPPENEKDTFNNTLIKNVAKDFGSLQIPMFVSIYPANNSFIGRNNEYIKFLQDAKTYFELYAPNVALVWSIDKNLSYRAKDFYPGDNYVDWVGIEIYENIDENNKLDIMFKEFDFFYKKYASEKPIFINLAISHFGNTSYNYNINDKINELNRYFNKMPYKYERLKMINYINYDTFKTQKVNKQNYLITDNKKILETYKNLLNNDIFLSSVIFADNKREIMQEYKLNSLAYKIDNQFFVDESYFNLNSIDLNEIYLENSINIDGKKYYSLNNILKHNNKKADIDEKNKKVIIY from the coding sequence GTGAAGAAAATATGTATACTTATTTTAAGCATTATTTTAGTAGGTTGTAATAAAAGCAAACCTAAAGAAAATGTATTGGCTGTAAATGTACAAAATAATTATAAACAAATAGAACTTTATAATATTTATAAAAAAGATAAATATACTTTAAAAAAATATGAACCAGAAGAAAAATGCTACACAGGTGTTTTTATAGAGCAAATAGAAGGGGACTTTATACAGGAATTTGAAAGCTATACAAATACAAGTCCTAGCATATATATGTATAGCCAAAAATTAGATGATAGTTATCCTTTATCGTGGGTTTTAAATTGTTATTCTAATCTAAAAACACCATTTATAACTATATTGCCACCAGAAAATGAAAAAGATACATTTAATAATACTTTAATAAAAAATGTTGCAAAAGATTTTGGAAGCTTACAAATACCTATGTTTGTTAGTATATACCCAGCAAATAATAGCTTTATAGGTAGAAATAACGAATATATAAAATTTTTACAAGATGCAAAAACATATTTTGAGCTTTATGCACCTAATGTTGCACTGGTCTGGAGTATAGATAAAAATCTTTCTTATAGAGCAAAAGATTTTTATCCAGGTGATAATTATGTAGATTGGGTTGGAATTGAAATATATGAAAATATAGATGAAAACAACAAATTAGATATAATGTTTAAAGAATTTGATTTTTTTTATAAAAAATATGCGAGTGAAAAGCCTATTTTTATAAATTTAGCTATATCGCATTTTGGCAATACATCTTATAACTATAATATAAATGATAAAATAAATGAACTTAATAGATATTTTAATAAAATGCCTTATAAATATGAAAGATTAAAAATGATTAACTATATAAATTATGATACTTTTAAAACACAAAAAGTTAACAAGCAAAATTATTTAATAACAGATAATAAAAAAATATTAGAAACTTATAAAAATTTATTAAATAATGATATATTTTTATCATCTGTAATTTTTGCAGACAATAAAAGAGAGATAATGCAAGAATATAAATTAAATAGTTTAGCTTATAAAATAGATAATCAATTTTTTGTAGATGAAAGTTATTTTAACTTAAATAGTATAGATTTAAATGAAATATATTTAGAAAATAGTATTAATATAGATGGTAAAAAATATTATAGTTTGAATAATATTTTAAAACATAACAATAAAAAGGCAGATATAGATGAAAAGAATAAAAAAGTTATAATATATTAA